A genome region from Rhodohalobacter mucosus includes the following:
- a CDS encoding recombinase family protein, producing MEPIKPKAYSYIRFSTPEQAEGDSERRQIEATNKYLKHLKEEDGKEFELVPLRDLGVSGYSGKHIKHGELGKFLDKIDKGQIPSGSLLIIESVDRLTRLKQSEAQKLFIQILEAGVTIVVLDSTAQEITLHKFNNDAGVIYRLVGEIQRAYTESKRKSELITDKREQERKRAREGNGKISGMTPMWLENNKDWDESKSRDERFIVKDENYKNKKGEPENVVGAIRLMFQMKANGKGTYRIERELNQMEGIYFPKGKRNKSGRWRRSTINRYLKDRRVLGEYQPHTNSFKEDGTRKREPVGKPIKNYFPPIIDKKLFDRVQSVFEINRKKSGRGGGKTGKAKNLFVHLVKCAACGDSMRYIDKGDNRPKLRCDDNTRNLNCTEDRKIRYDIVEPILLRYCKGLDPSDILPGNEARETELVTAQKELQEVDGELTQVEKGLENLLDNMELGEEVKNRYKERKEQKEDLEKRKSDLESRINELTNSAQHTSQRLKDISDLIERLSNAEGQERINLRVALRSKLQRLIDQIQVGFWVEEEEGYTYTTLEIQFRDDVRRTLVIINDQLDSVLTIEGGDVTLEDIARERQRVADRKIKIRAQKSSS from the coding sequence ATGGAACCAATCAAACCCAAAGCGTACTCGTATATCCGGTTTTCCACACCCGAACAAGCGGAAGGAGATTCCGAGAGACGTCAAATTGAGGCCACCAACAAGTATTTAAAGCATCTAAAGGAAGAAGATGGTAAAGAATTTGAATTAGTCCCATTACGTGATCTTGGGGTTTCGGGTTATTCAGGTAAGCACATTAAACATGGTGAATTAGGTAAATTTCTTGACAAGATCGACAAAGGCCAGATACCCTCAGGTTCATTATTGATCATTGAATCTGTTGATAGGTTGACTCGACTAAAACAGTCCGAGGCCCAAAAATTGTTTATTCAGATTTTGGAAGCAGGTGTAACCATTGTTGTTCTGGATTCTACTGCCCAAGAAATAACCCTACATAAGTTTAACAATGACGCAGGTGTTATCTACAGGTTAGTTGGCGAAATACAACGAGCTTACACGGAGAGTAAACGGAAGTCTGAACTCATAACTGATAAACGGGAACAGGAAAGAAAGAGGGCGCGAGAAGGTAATGGAAAAATTTCTGGGATGACCCCAATGTGGTTAGAGAACAATAAAGATTGGGATGAGTCCAAGAGTCGTGATGAGAGATTTATTGTTAAGGATGAAAACTACAAAAATAAAAAAGGTGAGCCGGAGAATGTGGTTGGGGCTATCAGGTTAATGTTCCAAATGAAAGCAAACGGTAAAGGGACTTACCGCATTGAACGGGAGTTAAACCAAATGGAGGGCATTTACTTCCCAAAAGGTAAACGGAACAAATCCGGTAGATGGAGGAGAAGTACTATTAACAGGTACCTGAAAGACAGACGTGTTCTAGGTGAGTATCAGCCACACACAAATAGCTTCAAGGAAGATGGAACTAGAAAACGCGAACCTGTAGGTAAGCCCATCAAAAACTATTTCCCACCTATTATCGACAAGAAACTCTTTGATCGTGTCCAGTCAGTTTTTGAGATCAATCGTAAGAAGTCTGGGAGAGGAGGAGGAAAGACAGGTAAGGCCAAGAACCTGTTTGTCCATTTAGTCAAATGCGCTGCATGCGGGGATTCCATGCGGTACATTGACAAGGGGGATAACCGCCCAAAGCTCCGCTGTGATGATAATACCCGGAACTTAAACTGCACGGAAGACAGAAAGATCAGATACGATATAGTCGAACCCATTCTTCTACGCTACTGTAAAGGGCTTGATCCTTCAGACATACTACCAGGTAATGAGGCTAGAGAGACCGAACTTGTTACAGCCCAGAAAGAACTCCAAGAGGTGGACGGGGAGTTAACGCAGGTGGAGAAAGGACTCGAGAACCTTCTCGATAACATGGAACTTGGTGAGGAAGTTAAAAACAGATACAAAGAAAGGAAGGAGCAGAAGGAAGACTTAGAAAAAAGAAAATCCGACCTTGAATCCCGCATAAATGAATTAACCAATTCGGCCCAACACACCTCCCAGCGGTTAAAAGACATAAGTGATTTAATCGAGCGATTATCCAACGCAGAAGGACAAGAACGGATTAACCTACGTGTAGCATTGCGGAGTAAGTTGCAACGTCTTATCGACCAAATTCAAGTGGGGTTTTGGGTAGAAGAGGAGGAAGGTTATACCTATACCACCCTCGAAATACAATTCAGGGACGATGTACGAAGGACTTTGGTGATCATAAACGACCAACTGGATAGTGTACTTACCATCGAGGGTGGTGATGTTACCCTAGAGGACATCGCAAGGGAAC
- a CDS encoding recombinase family protein — protein MKYVAYYRVSTKHQGAEGNGIKAQEESVNQFLKGKAAEVIDRFTEVESGTNGNRPVLKSAIQLCKDEGATLLVAKLDRLSRNVKFLFTLKEELDQAGVGFTIVDLPEANNTMVLGVMATMAQHEAEIISKRTKEGIRQSEKYQSGEWGNQQGTFPPGAREKAWAAISRKARTDTNTRHAYHFIRPLREEGQSYQSIADKLNEEGYRTRRGKKFHSAQVRKIWLRFTDSEGQSKPSLKRTPSLPEMRKAAEELNVYMGLEPPIDSQVLHRKQLLAKLREAKELIIPGHDEFTDPTQDVLDRL, from the coding sequence ATGAAATACGTCGCATATTACAGGGTCAGTACCAAACACCAAGGAGCAGAGGGTAACGGTATAAAGGCCCAAGAGGAATCCGTCAACCAGTTCCTGAAAGGTAAAGCTGCCGAAGTCATTGACAGGTTCACGGAAGTAGAAAGCGGAACCAACGGCAACAGGCCGGTCCTTAAATCCGCAATCCAGTTGTGCAAGGATGAGGGGGCCACGTTATTGGTGGCCAAGCTGGACCGCCTGAGCAGGAACGTCAAATTCCTATTTACACTAAAGGAGGAACTGGACCAGGCCGGAGTCGGCTTCACCATCGTTGACCTGCCCGAGGCCAACAATACCATGGTGCTGGGAGTCATGGCCACTATGGCTCAGCATGAAGCAGAGATCATATCCAAACGTACCAAGGAAGGTATCCGCCAGTCTGAGAAGTACCAGTCCGGGGAATGGGGGAACCAGCAGGGCACGTTTCCCCCTGGGGCCCGGGAAAAGGCTTGGGCCGCTATTTCCCGTAAGGCCCGTACAGATACCAATACCCGCCATGCCTACCATTTCATTAGGCCCCTGCGGGAGGAGGGACAGAGTTACCAGTCCATCGCGGACAAGTTGAATGAGGAGGGATACCGTACCCGCAGAGGGAAGAAATTTCATTCGGCACAGGTTCGGAAGATTTGGTTGCGGTTTACCGATAGTGAGGGCCAGTCCAAGCCTTCCCTCAAACGCACTCCCTCCCTTCCTGAGATGCGGAAAGCGGCGGAGGAATTAAATGTGTACATGGGCCTGGAACCCCCCATTGATTCACAAGTTCTTCACAGGAAGCAGCTGCTGGCCAAACTCCGGGAGGCCAAGGAATTAATCATCCCCGGCCATGACGAGTTCACAGACCCCACCCAAGACGTGCTTGACAGACTGTGA
- a CDS encoding HIRAN domain-containing protein, whose amino-acid sequence MDTVSTIFIVLIVLYLLMVFLFPKKSPEEKKKYYDESKSKKFYECSVAGVPHHSGKVRPGDYVELFHDPGNEYDKNAIEVRNLKGKMVGYIPKDENKKVLKVLEKEELFAKVLSVYKRHTEVFIEIRQVVQ is encoded by the coding sequence ATGGATACTGTATCTACAATCTTCATAGTATTGATCGTCCTTTACCTCTTGATGGTGTTTCTATTTCCAAAGAAGTCGCCCGAAGAAAAAAAGAAGTATTACGATGAGTCTAAGTCAAAAAAGTTTTATGAATGTAGTGTAGCAGGAGTACCGCACCATAGCGGTAAGGTTAGACCAGGTGATTATGTTGAACTTTTTCACGACCCAGGTAACGAGTACGATAAAAATGCAATTGAGGTTAGGAACCTTAAAGGGAAGATGGTTGGGTATATACCAAAAGATGAAAACAAGAAAGTTCTCAAGGTTTTAGAGAAGGAAGAACTTTTTGCGAAAGTACTATCCGTTTACAAGCGCCATACTGAAGTATTTATCGAAATTCGGCAGGTTGTACAATGA
- a CDS encoding helix-turn-helix domain-containing protein: MDTLRVARIKNGWSQEDLARVCGVTNMTISNIERGKTIPQEITRKRIESILGPIDWRKTEDMAIIISNGVYHAES, encoded by the coding sequence ATGGACACACTGAGAGTTGCACGGATTAAAAACGGTTGGAGTCAGGAAGACCTTGCAAGGGTATGCGGGGTTACCAATATGACCATCAGCAATATTGAAAGGGGGAAAACCATCCCCCAGGAAATAACCCGCAAGCGTATTGAATCCATCCTTGGACCCATTGACTGGCGGAAGACGGAAGACATGGCAATCATCATATCAAATGGTGTGTACCATGCGGAGTCCTAA
- a CDS encoding DUF3102 domain-containing protein, which yields MEGTKFNYYEDLDRSQKLRISKIERDIQNGIINLKKDFFEIGKLLDEAKRILPHGSFMSWIKTTFADDLPYTTAYFYMRVYRTFKNRTRMLNCLSMKDLLLMTRNDFPEDALTIMDEHVEENGSIDRRQLDEIRNFHDLMMEGTVGGNQFLKEVEKTVKDRRKLDEDSFMNQNKHRMNINARRTMYFGIGDILEKLNSAIKSAREMAWLIPFDPNDPEHKKVIKFIQKIIEKLQELERELCGGEGLFKPTSTEDGTKYL from the coding sequence ATGGAAGGAACAAAATTCAATTATTATGAAGACCTCGATCGTTCTCAAAAATTGAGAATCTCAAAAATAGAACGTGATATTCAAAACGGTATCATAAATCTTAAGAAGGACTTTTTTGAGATTGGCAAGCTACTTGATGAAGCTAAAAGAATACTACCCCATGGTAGTTTTATGTCTTGGATTAAAACAACTTTTGCAGACGATCTGCCCTATACAACCGCCTACTTCTACATGCGAGTTTATAGGACCTTTAAAAACCGGACACGTATGTTAAACTGTCTTTCTATGAAAGATCTGCTTTTAATGACACGTAATGATTTCCCTGAGGATGCTCTTACAATTATGGACGAGCATGTTGAAGAAAACGGTTCAATTGATCGTAGGCAACTTGATGAGATAAGAAATTTCCATGATTTGATGATGGAAGGTACTGTAGGGGGAAACCAGTTCTTGAAAGAGGTTGAAAAAACAGTCAAAGATCGCAGGAAGCTGGATGAGGATAGCTTTATGAATCAGAATAAACATCGGATGAATATCAATGCCCGTCGGACAATGTATTTCGGGATTGGAGATATTCTTGAGAAATTGAATTCAGCCATTAAATCGGCCCGTGAAATGGCTTGGCTTATCCCGTTCGATCCTAACGATCCGGAGCACAAAAAGGTCATAAAATTCATCCAAAAGATTATTGAAAAACTCCAAGAATTAGAGAGAGAATTGTGCGGAGGAGAAGGGTTGTTTAAGCCAACATCAACGGAGGACGGTACTAAATATCTCTAA
- a CDS encoding SDR family NAD(P)-dependent oxidoreductase, protein MSKRIVIIGATSGIGEELARQARRRGYITGGTGRRVERLRSLKDELGEDFHHVQMDVTRFEEAKKALHDLIQEMGGMDIIVLNAGISNYQASSVTGMEQKVIDVNVSGFVQLFGEAFQYFRKQGHGQIVGVSSIAGLFGSSRAAPYSASKAFISTYMQAYRQRSNKIREDIVVTDVIPGFVESEMTEGKKGMFWVAKTEKAVSQMLDDIEKRKSYSYITRRWRLVAWLIKLTPNWILDRI, encoded by the coding sequence GTGAGCAAACGAATCGTTATTATTGGTGCCACGTCGGGAATAGGCGAGGAGTTGGCACGCCAGGCCCGCAGGCGGGGGTACATTACAGGCGGCACCGGCCGAAGGGTTGAACGCCTGAGATCGCTGAAGGATGAACTTGGTGAGGATTTTCACCACGTGCAAATGGATGTAACCCGCTTTGAGGAAGCAAAAAAAGCTCTGCATGACCTGATTCAGGAGATGGGCGGCATGGATATTATTGTGCTGAATGCAGGCATTTCAAACTACCAGGCTTCCTCCGTCACCGGAATGGAGCAGAAAGTGATCGATGTAAACGTAAGCGGCTTTGTGCAGCTCTTCGGTGAAGCATTCCAGTATTTCAGAAAACAGGGACACGGCCAAATCGTGGGGGTATCGAGCATTGCAGGCCTCTTTGGATCTTCCCGCGCCGCACCCTACAGCGCTTCCAAGGCGTTTATCTCCACCTACATGCAGGCATACCGGCAGCGCAGCAACAAGATCCGGGAGGATATTGTTGTAACGGATGTGATTCCCGGATTCGTGGAGAGTGAAATGACGGAAGGGAAAAAAGGAATGTTCTGGGTTGCCAAAACGGAAAAAGCGGTAAGTCAGATGCTGGATGATATCGAAAAAAGAAAATCATACTCCTACATAACCAGAAGGTGGCGTCTTGTAGCCTGGCTGATCAAATTAACGCCAAACTGGATTCTGGACCGGATCTGA
- a CDS encoding DUF6580 family putative transport protein has protein sequence MKRTTFYLISGFILFAVLSRLLPHAYNFTPLGAIALFGMAYFKDKKWALIIPLAALWASDLFLNNMRYAEYYEGFAWFSSGALFIYGSFAMIAVLGYYLLRKVSFGRVLGGALGASTIFFVISNFGVWLSSPMYPLTLEGLAMCYTAAVPFFHYTLAGDLIYSGVLFGGFEYITRRYPTLSPVFQDS, from the coding sequence ATGAAACGTACTACTTTCTATCTCATATCAGGCTTTATCCTTTTTGCAGTGCTCTCAAGACTGCTCCCGCACGCGTACAATTTCACACCGCTCGGGGCTATTGCACTGTTCGGAATGGCCTATTTCAAGGATAAAAAATGGGCTTTGATCATCCCTCTTGCAGCCCTTTGGGCCAGCGACCTATTTCTAAACAATATGAGATATGCTGAATACTATGAAGGGTTTGCATGGTTCAGCAGCGGAGCACTCTTTATCTACGGCTCTTTTGCGATGATTGCAGTTCTGGGTTATTACCTGCTCCGAAAGGTCTCTTTTGGGCGTGTTTTGGGCGGTGCCCTTGGCGCATCCACCATCTTTTTCGTTATAAGTAATTTCGGAGTGTGGCTCAGCAGTCCGATGTACCCCCTCACTCTCGAGGGACTTGCAATGTGCTACACCGCAGCCGTTCCTTTCTTTCACTACACCTTAGCCGGAGACCTGATCTACTCAGGAGTGCTCTTTGGCGGTTTTGAATACATCACCCGCCGGTATCCCACACTGAGTCCCGTATTTCAGGACAGTTAA
- a CDS encoding YceI family protein codes for MYNTIIRTTLLAITFLFAAAYTTVDNKTADATSWEIDKAHSAINFTINHFFTPVDGTFRDYSATVNFDPANLEESRIDVTIPVSGIDTRNERRDNHLMSEDFFNAAQWPNIRFVSSEIVEDGEGGFIAKGEMTIRDITRDFELPFELLGVMDHPMQENTRVAGIRASAELMRNDYGVGTGDWAATAVVGNQVNIQLNLELTTAI; via the coding sequence ATGTACAATACAATTATACGAACCACCCTACTCGCCATTACATTTCTCTTCGCAGCCGCATATACCACTGTCGACAACAAAACGGCAGATGCTACGTCATGGGAAATTGACAAGGCCCACAGTGCTATAAACTTTACCATAAATCACTTTTTCACTCCGGTAGACGGAACTTTCCGGGATTATTCCGCAACGGTTAATTTTGACCCGGCAAACCTGGAAGAGAGCCGCATTGATGTAACCATTCCGGTATCCGGAATTGATACAAGGAATGAACGGCGCGACAACCACCTGATGTCGGAAGACTTTTTCAACGCTGCTCAATGGCCGAATATCCGTTTTGTGAGTAGTGAAATCGTAGAAGATGGTGAAGGTGGATTTATTGCAAAAGGGGAGATGACCATCCGCGATATTACCCGTGATTTCGAATTGCCCTTTGAACTTCTTGGCGTTATGGATCACCCGATGCAGGAGAATACCCGTGTAGCAGGTATCCGGGCCAGTGCTGAACTGATGCGGAACGACTATGGTGTAGGAACCGGCGACTGGGCGGCAACCGCAGTAGTGGGCAATCAGGTAAATATTCAGCTGAATCTTGAACTGACGACTGCTATCTGA
- a CDS encoding DNA-3-methyladenine glycosylase: MRSPENLLPVSFYSRSDVTLVSRELLGKRLCTLIDGHFTSGIIIETEAYCGRGDKACHANNGKRTPRTEVMFGKPGHAYIYLCYGIHHLFNVVTNREGLADAVLVRAVLPESGVERMQQRRGGTTFKNLTSGPGKFTQALGITTHFNKTSLFTKPVWIEDTPLMISPSDIARSKRIGIDYAEEDAHRPWRYTIDPASLKEEEEEEE; this comes from the coding sequence ATGAGAAGTCCGGAGAATCTTTTGCCCGTTTCCTTCTATTCAAGATCTGACGTTACCCTGGTGAGCCGGGAACTGCTGGGAAAACGTCTCTGCACACTCATCGACGGTCATTTTACCTCGGGAATTATTATTGAAACGGAAGCTTACTGCGGGCGGGGCGACAAAGCATGCCACGCCAACAACGGAAAGCGCACACCGCGAACCGAGGTGATGTTCGGTAAACCGGGCCACGCGTATATCTATCTTTGCTACGGCATTCACCACCTGTTCAATGTTGTAACCAACCGGGAGGGGTTGGCGGATGCAGTTTTGGTGAGAGCTGTTCTACCGGAATCTGGTGTGGAACGGATGCAGCAGAGGCGTGGGGGCACAACTTTTAAGAATCTTACCAGCGGCCCCGGAAAATTCACGCAGGCACTTGGTATCACAACCCATTTCAATAAAACGTCTCTGTTTACTAAACCGGTATGGATTGAAGATACCCCCCTTATGATCTCTCCTTCCGACATTGCCCGTTCAAAACGCATTGGAATAGACTATGCCGAAGAAGACGCGCACCGGCCCTGGCGATACACTATTGATCCTGCCTCTCTAAAAGAGGAAGAGGAAGAGGAAGAGTAA
- a CDS encoding YihY/virulence factor BrkB family protein codes for MIADIDKKKLSRFWKLAGELVLEKHVFFNASAISFNLFICAIPFTLILISILGYILSIEAAFEELIRYGRELLPRLNFETQSGDLIEGAVTLEDIILPLVGARQIFGIIGLIILLFFSQGLFHTIKHVIFDVFEIEDRKHPAMELIHNFFAFGVIGGVFLFFTMAISIISLFAFDTIVIPYADIEIELGWISDMLTYVIPVIFAPLLFYAIFRYISERRIHPRVALVGALTYTLLFEIAKYGVSVYLEYALTAYRYYYQGYTVIVIIGIWVFYSAVLFVLTAILARAYQDTYLEPAPAIEKNPYTAIS; via the coding sequence ATGATCGCTGATATTGACAAAAAGAAATTATCCCGATTCTGGAAGCTGGCGGGTGAGCTTGTGCTGGAAAAACATGTATTTTTCAATGCATCAGCGATTTCCTTTAATCTGTTTATTTGTGCCATCCCCTTCACGCTGATCCTGATTTCAATCCTGGGTTACATTCTATCTATTGAAGCCGCATTTGAGGAGCTGATCCGTTACGGCCGCGAACTCCTTCCAAGACTCAATTTTGAAACACAGTCGGGCGACCTGATTGAAGGTGCGGTAACGCTTGAAGATATTATTCTTCCGCTTGTGGGAGCCCGTCAAATCTTCGGAATTATCGGTCTTATCATTCTTCTGTTCTTCTCACAAGGCCTATTTCACACCATTAAACATGTGATTTTTGATGTTTTTGAAATTGAGGACCGGAAGCACCCGGCGATGGAGCTTATTCATAACTTTTTTGCTTTTGGCGTTATCGGAGGAGTGTTTCTCTTTTTTACCATGGCCATTTCCATTATTTCACTTTTTGCGTTCGACACGATTGTGATTCCTTATGCCGATATTGAGATTGAGCTGGGGTGGATATCCGACATGCTCACGTACGTGATTCCCGTTATTTTTGCCCCGCTGCTTTTCTATGCCATTTTCCGCTATATCAGTGAGCGCAGAATACACCCCCGCGTGGCCCTCGTGGGTGCGCTGACCTACACGCTCCTTTTTGAAATCGCGAAGTATGGAGTATCCGTTTATCTGGAATACGCACTTACTGCGTATAGATATTATTATCAGGGATACACCGTTATTGTAATCATCGGCATATGGGTTTTTTACTCGGCTGTACTGTTTGTGCTCACAGCCATTCTGGCAAGAGCCTACCAGGACACCTATCTGGAACCCGCGCCTGCGATTGAAAAGAACCCCTACACTGCTATTTCATAG
- the mutS gene encoding DNA mismatch repair protein MutS — translation MTKKKKQTPLMRQYFEIKEKHPGTILLFRVGDFYETFADDAVLISKELGITLTKRNNGGDQTPLAGFPYHALDTYLPKLVKRGFRVAICEQTEDPETAKKAGKKIVDREVTEITTPGITLSEKLLQHKRNNYIVSLHWAGGTAGISFSDISTGEFALSQVSRPELDSLLQSLQPSEILVQKKYKNKLSDELNAYNTTFIDDWVYEGDYGYKLLTDHFKTHSLKGYGVEELEVAHTAAGSLLHYMQETQKSSLGHLRRLYAYENADYMSLDGSTKRNLELTASMQEGGTDGTLVSILDETSTAMGGRLLRKWIMRPLKQIRPIEERLDAVDVLVKDHVRREDLREELQQIGDLERLISRISVGRTNARDLKQLQLSLEQVPKVKMQIGNSDNQLLSSIYERLKMMVDLQERISHALVEEPPASIRDGGIFADGFHEDLDELREIARNGKTYIAKIKDKLAKEAGIPSLKIGYNKVFGYYIEVTNTHKDKVPDHFIRKQTLVNSERYITPELKEVEEKVLSAEDRSKTLEGELFEELRIYVSEFTDDIQQIAHALAELDCIQSFAEVAFRNSYVRPDVNEEDVIDISRGRHPVVEKTLPPGEPFIPNNIHLDNSEYQILMITGPNMAGKSIILRQTGLLVLMAQIGCFVPADKATIGLVDKIFTRVGASDNLAAGESTFLVEMNEAANILNNATPKSLILLDEVGRGTSTFDGLSIAWSLSEYLHNKPEVAAKTLFATHYHELNELESRYERIKNFNVQVKEHDGKVIFLRKLVRGGADHSYGIQVANMAGLPDVVINRAKEILANLESHSLDVSHDGNGAIGKTAKKKDAARKTVQQVESQGQLPQMTLFGSQMDPNVETLINKLEASDPERMTPIEALLLLSELKRLAK, via the coding sequence ATGACAAAGAAAAAGAAGCAGACACCGCTGATGCGGCAATATTTTGAGATCAAGGAGAAGCATCCGGGCACCATTTTGCTGTTCAGGGTGGGTGATTTTTATGAAACCTTTGCGGATGACGCCGTACTTATCAGCAAAGAACTTGGCATCACCCTTACCAAACGCAACAATGGCGGAGATCAGACACCGCTTGCGGGTTTTCCGTATCATGCACTCGATACCTACCTTCCCAAACTGGTTAAGCGGGGATTCCGGGTTGCTATATGTGAGCAGACCGAAGACCCCGAGACTGCAAAAAAGGCCGGTAAAAAAATTGTGGACCGTGAGGTAACCGAAATCACCACCCCCGGTATCACGCTCTCTGAGAAGTTGCTGCAGCACAAGCGCAACAATTACATTGTATCTCTACACTGGGCGGGGGGGACGGCCGGTATCTCTTTTTCAGATATCTCGACCGGAGAGTTTGCTCTAAGCCAGGTATCCAGGCCCGAACTTGACAGCCTGTTGCAGTCGCTGCAGCCTTCCGAAATTCTGGTGCAGAAAAAATACAAGAATAAGCTGTCCGATGAGCTGAATGCCTACAATACTACCTTCATTGACGACTGGGTGTACGAAGGAGATTACGGCTACAAACTTCTCACCGATCACTTCAAAACCCATTCGCTGAAAGGATACGGCGTGGAAGAGCTGGAGGTCGCACATACGGCTGCGGGTTCGCTTCTTCACTACATGCAGGAAACACAAAAATCTTCCCTGGGGCACCTTCGAAGACTTTATGCATACGAAAACGCAGACTATATGTCGCTCGATGGCTCCACAAAACGAAACCTGGAGCTCACTGCCAGTATGCAGGAGGGAGGTACCGACGGAACCCTGGTATCCATTCTGGATGAAACAAGTACTGCGATGGGCGGTCGCCTGCTTCGCAAATGGATTATGCGTCCGCTAAAGCAGATCAGGCCGATTGAGGAGCGGCTCGACGCTGTGGATGTGCTGGTGAAAGATCATGTGCGGCGTGAGGATTTGCGGGAAGAACTTCAGCAGATTGGAGACCTGGAGAGGCTCATCAGCCGGATCAGCGTTGGCCGTACAAACGCCAGGGACCTTAAGCAGCTGCAGCTTTCACTGGAGCAGGTTCCGAAAGTAAAAATGCAGATCGGGAATAGTGATAATCAGCTGCTCAGCTCCATTTATGAGAGGCTGAAAATGATGGTGGACCTCCAGGAGAGAATAAGTCATGCACTGGTGGAAGAGCCTCCGGCGAGCATTCGCGACGGGGGTATTTTTGCCGATGGTTTTCATGAGGATCTGGATGAGCTGCGGGAGATTGCGCGGAACGGGAAGACCTATATCGCAAAAATAAAGGACAAACTGGCAAAAGAGGCCGGAATTCCGTCTCTCAAGATCGGATACAATAAGGTATTCGGATATTACATTGAGGTTACCAACACCCATAAGGATAAAGTTCCGGATCATTTTATCCGGAAACAGACGCTTGTTAACTCCGAGCGGTACATTACGCCGGAGCTGAAAGAGGTGGAGGAGAAGGTGCTGTCGGCCGAAGACCGAAGCAAAACGCTTGAAGGAGAACTCTTTGAAGAGCTTCGCATCTATGTGTCCGAATTTACCGATGATATACAGCAGATCGCACATGCCCTTGCAGAACTCGACTGCATTCAAAGCTTTGCAGAGGTGGCTTTTCGCAACAGCTATGTGCGTCCGGACGTGAATGAGGAGGATGTAATCGATATATCGCGCGGCCGGCATCCCGTAGTTGAAAAGACACTTCCCCCCGGTGAGCCCTTTATCCCCAACAATATCCATCTGGATAACAGCGAATACCAGATCCTGATGATCACAGGGCCCAATATGGCGGGTAAAAGCATTATTCTGAGGCAGACCGGCCTGCTGGTGCTAATGGCGCAGATAGGGTGCTTTGTTCCGGCCGACAAGGCAACCATCGGTCTTGTAGACAAAATCTTTACGCGCGTGGGTGCGTCAGATAACCTGGCCGCCGGTGAGAGTACCTTCCTGGTGGAGATGAACGAGGCGGCCAATATTCTCAACAATGCAACGCCAAAATCACTGATTCTGCTTGATGAGGTGGGGCGTGGAACCAGCACTTTCGACGGACTCAGCATTGCATGGTCTCTGTCAGAATATCTCCATAATAAACCCGAAGTGGCTGCAAAAACCCTGTTTGCCACACACTACCATGAACTGAATGAGCTGGAGAGCCGCTATGAGAGGATTAAGAATTTTAATGTGCAGGTAAAGGAACATGACGGGAAGGTTATCTTTCTCAGGAAACTGGTTCGGGGAGGGGCAGATCACAGCTACGGTATCCAGGTGGCTAATATGGCGGGCCTGCCGGATGTTGTCATTAACCGCGCAAAAGAGATACTGGCCAACCTTGAAAGTCACAGTCTCGATGTGAGCCACGACGGAAACGGTGCTATAGGAAAAACTGCAAAGAAAAAAGATGCCGCCCGTAAAACGGTGCAGCAGGTAGAGAGCCAGGGCCAGCTGCCGCAGATGACGCTGTTCGGTTCACAGATGGATCCAAACGTTGAAACCCTGATCAACAAGCTGGAGGCCAGCGATCCGGAAAGAATGACGCCCATTGAAGCGCTGCTGCTTTTGAGTGAACTGAAGAGATTGGCGAAGTAA